GCGGAGGGTATGACAGTTGAGGTTGATTCCGATGCTGGAGATGCGCTTTCTTGGCGTGCCAAGCATTACCTGCGATGATCAACCGCTCATCACCGTTATTCGCTCCACCACGCTCACTCGCTTACTTGCCTTTCTCGTAATCCATCGTGATCGTCCTCAGCACCGCTTGTGCTTGGCAGAGACGTTCTGGCCGGAGCTGCCGGAGGCACGTGCCCGACGCACGTTGAACAACGCCTTATGGCGGCTGCGGGTTGCCCTGAGCGGGTGTGACCCAACCCAACAATATGTGCTGGCCGAAGGCGAAACGGTGCGATTCAACGTGCGAGCGCCCTTTTGGCTGGACGTGCAGGAGTTCGAGCGGCTGACCCTTTCTTTGACGAAAGCAGTTAGTACGCTTTCGTCTATTTCGGCTGAGCAGCTCCGCGAGATTCGGGCTGCCGTCGCGCTTTACCAGGCGGACTTGCTCGAAGGCGTCTACGACGACTGGTGCGAGGTTTACCGTGAGCGGCTGCGCGAACGCTATCTGCTGGCACTTGAGGCACTCTCAGCAGTGCATAGTCAGCGTGGACGACATGATCTCGCGCTCGACATAGCAAAACGAATGATGCGCACTGATCCGTACCGCGAGAGCACCTACCAGCGGTTGATTGAGCATGCTATCGCGCTGGGTCGGCCAGCTGAAGCGAAGTCATACTTCGAGCGTTACTGCGTCGTTTGGCGAGATGAGCTTAAGCTTTCGCCCTCGTCCACCATGCTGGAACTCGCGGCGCGTCACGGCCTAACACCACTTCCCACTCAGGAATTAGCTCAGTCATCTGCCTACGAGGCTATAGTTGCGCTCGAGACCGAGCTTGATGTATTCACATCGGATATGGCCAATGCGGAGTATCTGCGCCGTGAATTGGACATTCGCCGCCGGTGCGACGAACTCTATGATTTGATGGCCAATCGAAATAAGCAGGCTGAGAATCTCGACCGGGCTGAGGCGCTGGCGAACGCGCTGGCTGATCCAGCGGCGCGCGCCGATGTGATGGCGCGCCGTATGTGGTTGGCAACGCGTCAAGGTGAATACAAGGCTGCCATTGAGATAGCGAGGAATGCGCTCGAACTGTATTCTGACGATGTCCACGTCCAGCGCGCTGTAATCCGCCGTTTGGCGGGAATTGCGAACCAGTAGCTAGGCAACTTCTTGGCTGCCCGCGCGCATTATCTGGAAGCGCTGGCGTTGGATGAGCGACACGACCAGGCTGCAATGATCCCAACTGATTTGAACAATATTGCATCGGTGCAATTGGCGATGGGCGATTATGCTGACGCGCTGGCCAACCTCAAGCGCGCGTTCGTCTTCTGCACTATCATCCCGCCCGTACGAGTAAAACTGTTGGGCAACACCGGCATTGCTTGGATGAAGCTGGGTCAGCTCGACAAAGCGATGGATTATCTTAGAACCTATCTCTAAACTTACGGAACGAGCCATAATAGGGATATGGATAATACCAGTGGGACGCGATACGCCGACGTTGCAAGTTGGGAGCTGTCTGATAGTCTGTGGGCGCGCATTGAACCGTTGTTGCCCCAACCGAAGTCGCGCTATCGCGGACGCGGACGGCAGCGCAAACACATCGGTGGGCGGCCGGCAGCAGACCGGCGCAAGACCATGACCGGCATCTTGTACGCGCTGCGAACCGGCATTCCGTGGAACGCCATGCCGAAAGAGTATGGATCGGGAAAGACAGTCCATCGCTACTTTCAGCGCTGGGTGCAGGCGGGCGTCTTCAAGCGCATGTGGCAGGCGGGTTTGGCGGAGTATGACGAGGTCAAAGGGATCGCCTGGAAGTGGCAAGCGGGCGACGGGGCGATGACCAAGGCCCCGCTGGGGGGCGAAAAGACAGGCAAAAACCCTACGGATCGCGCCAAAAGGGGCGTCAAGCGCAGTCTGTTGGTGGATGAGCAGGGTGTGCCGTTGTCGATCGTGGTCAGCGGGGCGAACACGCCGGATAGCGCGTTGCTGGAGTCCACGCTGGATGCCATGCCGGTGGAGCGACCTGACCCGCAAACCGTCCCGCAGAATCTGTGTCTGGACAAAGCTTACAGCGGCGAACCCTGCCGTCAGGTGGCGCAGGCACATGGCTACGAAATCCATGTGCCGGACAAGGAGAACGCCCAAAAAAACGCCGGCGCAAGCCGGGCCGACGCAAGTCGCGCCGCTGGGTGGTCGAAGTGACTCATTCATGGCTCAATCGCTTTCGTCGGTTGCTGATTCGCTGGGAGAAGAAGGCGAGCAATTATCTGTCCCTGCTGTTTTTCGCCTGCGCCATCATCTGTTGGCGCAAATGCGAGGTTTAGAGATAGGCTCTTAAATCAGCGATGGCGCTTGCGCAGCGCATCGGCGCGCGAGGGGCAGAATGGTGGCTCGGCGCGCGTTTGGCGCTACTGCATCATCTACATGGCGACACGGAGCGTGCATTCCTTCTCGCCCATCATCACTACCGCACTGCCCAACCAGTTGGTGACGCGTGGGTGATAGCCGATCTGCTGGATGTGCTGTCGAGGATCTGTTGCGACATTGGCGACGGTGCGCAGGCGTTGTCCTGGGCAAATGAGCTATGCCGTCAGGCTGAAGCCCGACAACTATGGCGCTTTCAATTGCGCGGCGCGATTCGTCTGGCTGCGGCGTATGATGGGCTTGGACAACGAGAGGCTGCCCGCGTAGCGATCGAGCGCGCCTGTAACTTGTATGAGCAGCGACAGCAGCCGCTGGAGGAAGCAGCAGAGCTATTCGCTCTAGCCAAGCGGATATTGCAACGGCCGGCTTGCGCGAGCGCTATCGCAGGCACAATTTCGCCAGTTGTCAGTCATGAAGCGTGACCAGATAAGCCACATATACTTGCCGATATGAACCTACACGAATGGCGCTCCCTCGCCGCTGGCCGGCCGCTCGACCGCGCCCGGCTGTATGACATTTTGATGAACAAGGTGCGGCTGAAACGCGAGCCGGTCGCCGTGACGTATTGTGACGGCCCGCCGCCACCCGGATACCAAGCGGCGCGCGTGCCCGTGTGCAGCATCCTGCATCACGCGGAGCAAGGCAAGAAGATTTACGTAGACGCGCAGCACCACGATTGCTACGTTGGCCAGTATCACCTGGGCTTTCTGCCCCACGACGAAGCCGGCAGCCTCATCTGCGACGGCGAATACCTGACCATGGCGCAAGGGTTCTTTACGCCTGTTGCCGCTAAGCGCAACAAACAACAAAGCTACACCCTGCCGGTTGGGACGATCACCGCCATCGCCGCCGCGCCGTTGCGCGACCTCGACGCCGACGTGCCGATGGACTTACTGTGCCTCATTACTGACGTGCAGCGTGCGATGCAGATCGCCGGCGCAGCCAGCGTGCGCGAGGGGACGCTACCGCATGGCGAGCTAGGCCCGTCGTCGTGCTCGTCGCTGTTTGCTGCGCCGTGGCATACCCAGAACACCGTGTTTGCGCTGGGCGAGGGTGGGGGACGCGGTTTCAATCAGGTCGCCAGCAGCGAAATGTTCGTGGCGCTGCCGGCGCATCACATCCCTTACGTGATTGAGATGTTCGAGAATTTCTGGTTCAAGCCCGACGAGATGCGCCGGCTGATGTTCCCCAGCCATGCTGCTTGAGGGCGCCATTTCGGGCGAATGACGTGATCACTCGAAAAGAAAAGGGCGGATGATTGGCATCCGCCCTTTCGCACGAAGCCCGCGATTGGATGCGCCGGCCTCACTCGCGCTGGCGGCCCATCAACGTAAGGTAGTAGAGCAGGGTGGTGAGCGCCTGCGCAGCTGCAGCGACATAGGTCAGCGCCGCGGCGTCGAGCACCTTCTTGGCGCCCTTTAGCTCCTGGTCGGTGAGCAGGCGGTTGGTCTGTAGCATGGCCAGCGCGCGGCGGCTGGCGTCGAATTCCACCGGCAGGGTGATGATGGCGAACAGCGCCGCCAGGCCAAAGCCGATGATGCCGACCCACATCAGCGTCTCGGACGCCAGCAGCAGGCCGACGATGAACATGATCGGACCGACCCAGCCGCCGAGTTGCACCGCCGGCACGATCGCGCCGCGCAGCTTGAGCGGGCCGTAGTTCTCCTTGTCCTGCATCGCATGGCCCAGCTCGTGTGCAACGACGGCGACGGACGCGACCGAGTTCTGTTGAGAACTCTGCGACAGCGCTACGGTCTTGCTGCGCGGATCGTAGTGGTCGGTGAGGTGACCGGGCACGCTGGTCACACCGACGTTCAGCCCGTTCCGGTTGATGAGCACCTGGGCAGTCTGAATGCCGTTCACTCCCGAGCTGGTCGGCACGCGCGCATACTTCGCGAAAGTGCTTTGAACCTTCCACTGCGCCCACATTGCCAGCAGCAGCGGCGGGATCACGAATACAAAATAGAGCGGATCAAAGTAGAACACTGATCAACCTCCTCGGGACATTTACCCTATCTGTCATTCTCCTCATGTGCGCTCTGTCACGCACAACCTTGTTGCAATTCCGATCTTGGCGCTGAACGATAACCAGATTGTACTAGACGAGTGTTTTCAAATCCTTGAGCGAAGCTTAGAGGATGCATTCATCAACGAGAGCAAAGCGCAGGCGTTGGGTAGGGCGCGCGCCGTTGGCTTGGCTCAGACGGTCGGCTCGCTGCCTCATCGGTCGCCGTTCAAATGTCGCCGTTCGAATCGGCCAAGAGCCGCGCCAGCTTATAAGGGATGCCGCGCTGTTGCAGGCCGGCGATGAAGTCCGCCGGCGCGTTCGTGTCGGTGATCAGCAGCGCGATCTCCTCCAGCCGGGCGTAATTCGCTAAAACGCCGTGCCCGAGCTTGGACGAATCGGTGACTACGTAGCTCACATCGGCGGCGCGCATCATGGCCTGCTTCAGTTGTGCGTCGAGCGGGTTGGGGGTGCTGTAGCCGTCGCGCAGGGTGACGCCGGTAGCGCCTAAGAAGGCCTTGTCCACATGGAAGGTGGCCAGTGTGTTCACCGCCGCCGGCCCGATCAGCGCCAGGCTGTGCTCGCGCACCTGCCCGCCGGTCAGGATCAAGTCCCAGCCGGCGCGCGCCAGCTCCAGCGCGATCGGCACCGAGCTGGTGATGATGGTCAAATGGCGAAAGCGGCCGAGCATGGCCTTGGCCAGCGCCAGCGTGGTGCTGCCGGCGTCGAGGATCAGCGCGTCCCCTTCGCAAATGTATTCGAGCGCGGCGTGAGCGATGGCGCGCTTTTCTGCGGCGTGCGACTCCAGCTTCTCGAGGAACGAGGGGTTAAAGCGGCTCTTGTGTGCCGGCACCGCGCCGCCGTGGACGCGCTGCAACAGCCCGCGCGCCTCCAGCTCGCTCAGGTCTTTGCGGATGGTGACTTCGCTGACGTCGAAACGTCGCGCCAGGTCTTCCACGCGCACGCGCCGCTCGGTTTCCAGCAGCGCGATGATCTCACGACGCCGATCTTCAGACATGTTGTTCAGGTCGGCGCGCCGGTTGCACTTCGGCCACGCGCACCGGCCGGCCCTCGCGCCAACTGCGCGTGGCCGCGATCGCCACGCGCTGCGTCTCTAGCGCGTCTTCCGGGCCGGGGTTGGGCCGGCGCCCGGCGCGCAGTGCGTCGAAGAAGGCTTCCAACTCCAGCCGGTAGGCCGCCGCAAAGCGATCCGGGAAGCTCTCGAAGTGGTCGGCCTCGTAGCCGAAGCGGCGCGAGAAGGTGATCGGCGTCTTCTGGACGGCCTCGACCACCACCTTGCCTTCCGAGCCGGCCACCTCGGTGCGGATGTCGTAGCCCCAGGCCGACCGGCGCGCGGTCTCCACCACGCCCAACGCGCCGTTGGCGAAGCGCAACAGCGTGATCGCCGTGTCGGCGTCGCCGGCCTCCTGGAAGCGCTCGTCAATCAGCGTTGTGCCCCAGGCGTGCACTTCCTCGACCTCGCCGACGAGGTAGCGCGCCAGGTCGAAATCGTGGACGGCCATGTCGAGGAAGATACCGCCGCTGCCCTGCAGGAACTTGAGCGGCGGCGGGTAGGTGTCGCGGCCGAGCGCGCGAAAAGTTTCGATGCGTCCTAGCTCGCCGGCCTCGATTTTGCGCTTGGCGGCTTGGTAACCCGGATCGAACCGCCGCATGAAGCCGATCTGCACCGGCACGCGCTTCTCGTTGACCAGCGTGACGATGCGCTGGGTCTCGTCCAGATCGAGCGCGATCGGCTTCTCGCACCAGATGGCCTTGCCGGCGTGGGCTGCCAACTCGATCAAGCGGGCGTGGGTCGCCGTTGGCGTAACGATCACCACGGCGTCCACGGCGGGATCGGCGATTGCGCCTTCAACGTCGTCGGTGGCGCGTTCGGCGCGAGCGATGATTTTGCCTTGCTCGGCGGCTTCGCGCTTGGCGTCGGCCACGATCACGACGCGCACGTCCGGCATGGCGCTCAAGTTGCGCAGATGCGTCAGTCCCATCCGGCCGACGCCGATGAATGCGACGCCGATCATGCGACCTCCCGTACCTTCACCGGCCGCCCCTCGGCCAGCGAACGCTTGGCGGCCAAGCCGATGACGACGGCGATCCGCCCGTCTGAACCGTCCACCGCCGTCGGCCTGTCCTCGATGACTGCCTGCACAAAAGCTTCGATCTCGCGTTGGTAGCTCTCGATGTAGCGCTGCATGAAGAAGTTCAGCGGCAGGTCGCGGCGCACGGCGCACGCATCGCTGATGATGACGTTGTTCGGATAATTGTTGTTGGCGGCGACCGCGCCGCGGCTGCCGAACACCTCGGCGCGCTGGTCGTAGCCGTAGACGGCACGCCGGCTGTTGTCTATCGTGCCCAGCGCGCCGTTGGCGAAGCGCAGCAGCGTCACCGCCGTGTCCACGTCGCCGACGGCGCCGATTGCTGGGTCCACGCGCACCGCGCCTAGGGCGTGCACCTCCTCGATCTCGCTGCCGATCAGGAAGCGCGCCATGTCGAAATCGTGAATGGCCATGTCCAGGAATAGGCCGCCGGAGACCTTCACGTATTCGATCGGCGGCGGCGCCGGGTCGCGGCTGACGATGTGCAGTGTGTGGGGTTCGCCGATCTCGCCGCTCTCCACGGCGTGGCGAATGCGCTGAAAGTTGGCGTCGAAGCGTCGGTTGAAGCCGATCTGCAATTTGACGCCGGCCCGCGCGACGGCCTGGAGCGCACGGTCAATCGCCGCCAGGTCGAGCGCGATCGGCTTCTCGCAGAAGATGTGCTTGCCGGCCTGCGCAGCCGCCTTGATCAGCGATGCGTGGGTGTCGGTGGATGAGCAGATGAGCACGGCCTGGATGGACGGGTCCTCGATCAGCGCAATGGGATCGCCGGTAGCATGTGGGATGCCGTGCTGCGCCGCGCAGGCGCGGGCCGCGGATTCGTTCACATCGGCGACGGCGACCAGGGCCGCGGCTTTGACGCGCCGCGTGATGGTCTCGGCGTGCACTTGGCCGATGCGGCCGGCGCCGATCAAACCGATGCGCAGGGGAGCGGTCATAGCATGGATGGAGAACCGTGAAGCGCAAGCACCCCGCGTATCGCGTATCGCGCAAAACTGCGCGATACGCGAACGGATGAGCAGCGCCCTACTTGTACTTGTCGGCGTTCTCCTTGGTCACCAGTTCGGTGCCGGTGTCAATGTTCTCCGGGATGGACTCGCCGCGGATGAGCTTGAGGGCATTCTCGACGCCGAGGGCGCCCATGTTGTAGGGGTTCTGGGCGACGGTGGCTTCCATCTCGCCGGCCAGGATGGCAGCAGCGGCGTCAGGGTTGGCGTCGAAGCCGACGACGACGACCTTGTCGTTGATGCCGGCGTTCTTGAGCGCCTCGACCGCGCCGAGGGCCATGTTGTCGTTGGAGGCGAACAAGCCCTGCAGGTCGGGGTTCTTGGTCAGGATGTCCTCCATGACCGAGGTGGCCTTGGCGCGATCCCACTCGGCGGAGAGTTCGGCGACGATGTTCATGCCGCACTCGGTGAGGCCGGCCTTGGCGCCGTCGGCGCGGGCTTTGCCGGTGGACTGGGTGATGATGCCCTGGAGGATGGCGACCTTGCTGCCCTTGGGGAGGTTCTTGCAGAGGTAGTCCACGCCAAGCTTGGCGCCGAGTTCGTTGTTGGTGCCGATGAAGGTTGCGCCGGGGAGGTCGCCCTTGGTGTCAACGAAGAGCACCTTGACGCCCTGGGCTTGAGCCTTCTCCAGCACGGGGCGGAGCGCGGCGGGGTCGGTCGGCGCGATGGCGATGGCGCTGACGCCCTTGGCAAGCTGATCCTCGATCTGCGAGATTTGCGATTGCACATCGCTCTCGGCGGGCGGGGCGAGGACGATGACCTCGACGCCGAGTTCCTTGCCCTTCTCGACCGCGCCTCGCTCCACGGCAGCCCAGAACGGGTTGCCGCCGCCCGGACCTTTCATCGAGACGAGGATGCGCACGTCCTTCAAGTCCACGGCAGGCGCCGCGCCGGCCGGCGCATACTTCGCGGCGTTCTCCT
The window above is part of the Candidatus Roseilinea sp. genome. Proteins encoded here:
- a CDS encoding zinc metallopeptidase: MFYFDPLYFVFVIPPLLLAMWAQWKVQSTFAKYARVPTSSGVNGIQTAQVLINRNGLNVGVTSVPGHLTDHYDPRSKTVALSQSSQQNSVASVAVVAHELGHAMQDKENYGPLKLRGAIVPAVQLGGWVGPIMFIVGLLLASETLMWVGIIGFGLAALFAIITLPVEFDASRRALAMLQTNRLLTDQELKGAKKVLDAAALTYVAAAAQALTTLLYYLTLMGRQRE
- a CDS encoding hypothetical protein (possible pseudo, frameshifted), whose amino-acid sequence is MDNTSGTRYADVASWELSDSLWARIEPLLPQPKSRYRGRGRQRKHIGGRPAADRRKTMTGILYALRTGIPWNAMPKEYGSGKTVHRYFQRWVQAGVFKRMWQAGLAEYDEVKGIAWKWQAGDGAMTKAPLGGEKTGKNPTDRAKRGVKRSLLVDEQGVPLSIVVSGANTPDSALLESTLDAMPVERPDPQTVPQNLCLDKAYSGEPCRQVAQAHGYEIHVPDKENAQKNAGASRADASRAAGWSK
- a CDS encoding inositol 2-dehydrogenase — protein: MTAPLRIGLIGAGRIGQVHAETITRRVKAAALVAVADVNESAARACAAQHGIPHATGDPIALIEDPSIQAVLICSSTDTHASLIKAAAQAGKHIFCEKPIALDLAAIDRALQAVARAGVKLQIGFNRRFDANFQRIRHAVESGEIGEPHTLHIVSRDPAPPPIEYVKVSGGLFLDMAIHDFDMARFLIGSEIEEVHALGAVRVDPAIGAVGDVDTAVTLLRFANGALGTIDNSRRAVYGYDQRAEVFGSRGAVAANNNYPNNVIISDACAVRRDLPLNFFMQRYIESYQREIEAFVQAVIEDRPTAVDGSDGRIAVVIGLAAKRSLAEGRPVKVREVA
- a CDS encoding DeoR family transcriptional regulator, with the translated sequence MSEDRRREIIALLETERRVRVEDLARRFDVSEVTIRKDLSELEARGLLQRVHGGAVPAHKSRFNPSFLEKLESHAAEKRAIAHAALEYICEGDALILDAGSTTLALAKAMLGRFRHLTIITSSVPIALELARAGWDLILTGGQVREHSLALIGPAAVNTLATFHVDKAFLGATGVTLRDGYSTPNPLDAQLKQAMMRAADVSYVVTDSSKLGHGVLANYARLEEIALLITDTNAPADFIAGLQQRGIPYKLARLLADSNGDI
- a CDS encoding inositol 2-dehydrogenase — translated: MIGVAFIGVGRMGLTHLRNLSAMPDVRVVIVADAKREAAEQGKIIARAERATDDVEGAIADPAVDAVVIVTPTATHARLIELAAHAGKAIWCEKPIALDLDETQRIVTLVNEKRVPVQIGFMRRFDPGYQAAKRKIEAGELGRIETFRALGRDTYPPPLKFLQGSGGIFLDMAVHDFDLARYLVGEVEEVHAWGTTLIDERFQEAGDADTAITLLRFANGALGVVETARRSAWGYDIRTEVAGSEGKVVVEAVQKTPITFSRRFGYEADHFESFPDRFAAAYRLELEAFFDALRAGRRPNPGPEDALETQRVAIAATRSWREGRPVRVAEVQPARRPEQHV